A window of Trichomycterus rosablanca isolate fTriRos1 chromosome 5, fTriRos1.hap1, whole genome shotgun sequence contains these coding sequences:
- the sf3b5 gene encoding splicing factor 3B subunit 5, whose product MTDRYNIHSQLEHLQSKYIGTGHADTTKWEWLVNQHRDSYCSYMGHFDLLNYFSVAENESKARVRFNLMEKMLQPCGPPADKPDDA is encoded by the coding sequence ATGACCGACCGCTACAACATCCACAGCCAGCTGGAACATCTGCAGTCCAAGTACATCGGCACGGGGCACGCGGACACCACCAAGTGGGAATGGCTGGTGAACCAGCACAGAGACTCGTACTGCTCCTACATGGGTCACTTCGACCTCCTCAATTACTTCTCCGTCGCCGAAAACGAGAGCAAGGCTCGGGTTCGATTCAACCTGATGGAAAAGATGCTGCAGCCCTGCGGACCGCCGGCCGACAAACCCGATGACGCTTAG